One Campylobacter sputorum genomic window, GCATGGTGCTAAAGAAGATACAAACAATGCCTATGAGTGGTCAAAAGATAAAGTAAACGATGGTGCTGGCTGGGTAGAAGAAAAAACAAGATAGTCTGCATTTATATCGGGAGATGGCTGAGTGGTCGAAAGCGGCGGTCTTGAAAACCGTTGAGGTGAAAGCCTCCAGGGGTTCGAATCCCTTTCTCCCGGCCACTTTTATAATATAATTATCTCTTAGCTTTAATGAAATAGTAGTTTATCAACATTTTATTTTATAAAGAATTAATACTACACTAGTTGAAAGCTCAATTTTAATTACATAAATTATATTATTAATATCCAACTATAGTTATTTGCAATCCTTAGATTTTATTTGAACTTTAAAAAAGTACATAGCATTAAGTGACTTGAATAGTAAATTAAATATCATAAAGTAGCTTCTTTTATATTTTATTGTAGTTCTTTAGCCTTTTTTGGCAAGTGTGCCAAAATTTAGCTCATTAGTATCATTTAATTTAAATTATCATAGCAAAACAAAATTTCCACAATAATTATCATTGAGCTTTTTTATTAACAAGTATTTATCATCTCTATTATAGATTTTTTGTTGTAAAAATCTTTTGTAAAAAGTGTGTAAATACACAACAAAATAAAAACTATGTTTTTCACATTAAATTTTTATAAATTTAAAATAAATATAATATTATCTTTAAATATTTTTATAAAAGATCATTCTTTATATTAATGTTATTTTGAAATTTACATTTTCTTAAATGATATTTTCGCTAGTAATTCAAGTTCAACCTAGATACATTTTTATGAATTTAAATATACAAACATTAAAAAAATAATTAAGATAAGCATTTTTTAATCCTTTTAAGATAAAAATACTTAACCAAAAAAATTTAAACAAAAAAGAGCAAATGGAGCATTTGCACTAAGATACTTAGCAAGACCTCTTAGCGAGGTCAAATGGCACACTTTAGAGATAAACATAGCAGAAAAATATGCTTATGCTTTCTATCGTCTTGATGGTAATACTAACTTTTACTATTGGTGTGATGCCCACATTTGAAACTATTGGTTATTTGGCACCAATCTTACTTCTTTGTATCAGGATAATGCAAGGAATTTCTATAGGCGGCGAACTTCGTGGAGCTTGGGTTTTTATGGGTGAACATTCTATAAAAGAGAGTTTATTTACAAGCACAGGTATTTTAACAGCAGCTGTTGCAGGAAGCATAGTAAGTCTTATCATACATAAAAAATATGAAACCAGCATCATTGCACAATGGGCTTGGAGAATACATTTTATAATAGGCGGTATATTTGACATAATTTCCATATATTTAAGGAAATTTCTTAGTCAAACACCTGTTTTTTGGCAATACAAAAAAAGAAATGAGATATAAAAAATGCCTCTAAAACAATGTTCTTTTATCTATAATTTTCACTTGAGTTTTAAGTTATAATGATAATTTTAATGCCAAATTTTATGACAAATATCTTTTCAACACAAGGATACCCAAGAGCTGATTTTATAAATATGAAGATGATTTGCGTATTTTTAATGTGTTTTGAATGCGTTGTATATGGATATTTGAGTGATAAATTTGGACTTGAAAAAGATTAGCATTATAACAGTACTATAAGCTTTAAAAACACAAGAATGTTTTATTTCATAGCTCTGGATTTTCGATGTATTGGGCAAGCTGTGGCACATTTTTTCATGATTAAGTTATTTCCATCAAATGTTAAATTGACAGAAATTTCATTTTCTTATAATGTCATATATCCAATAAGTGGTGGTGTTACGCCATTACTAGAAATTTTTTGCAAACGAAAAATTTCCTATGCTTTTAACATATTCTATGTTAGAACTTGATATAATTTTCATAATCTTAACTATTATTTTATAAATAAAAAGAGTAAAAATTTAGCCAAATTTAAAAAATGAAAAGGTGATTTTTGTATAAAAAATTCATATCTAAACCACATTTTAAATTTTATCTTATGCTACTAATAATCACAATAGTGTATTTTTGTATAACTATCATTAGTTTTATAAAGGTAAGCTCAGAAGTAGGAAATATCGGAGAAAACTTTACAAGTTCACTTGGCATAGAAATCTCAAACTCTATAACAGCTTGGTTAAGTTCACAAAGTGATTCTGTAACAAAAAAAGCAGAATTTATAGAAGAAAATTCAGATATTTTGCGTATGCCAGATAAAATCTCAAAACATCTTAACTACTTACATAAAAACGATACTATTTTTGATATATTTCAACTATATCTTGATAAAGACAAATATATTTATGTAAATAATGAAAAAGAAAAAATCAGAAATCTTTCCTTTAGAGAAAATACACTTTGGTATAAAAATACAATGATGAAAGAAAAAACAACTATAAATGTTATGGATGTTCATAGAATTTTAAATATAAAATCCATAAATATTTGTTCACCTATCCATAAAAATGGAGAAAAAGTAGCTGTTTTTTGTGGAGTTATAAATGCTGATGAAATGCTTAAAAAAATCATAGATATAAAAAATACAAACTTGCAATATCTGTTTTTAATAGATACAAGAGGGGACATAAGTGGTATAGATGATGAAAAAACCAAAGATAAAATTTCTAGTAGCTTTTTAAAAAACAAAAAAACAGATAATTTTAAATTTACAATAGACAATATCACATTTTTTAAAATACCAGATATAAACTGGTTTGTTGGTATAAGTATAGATAAAGAAAGACTCACACAAGACTCTTTTAATGTTTTGATAAAAAATGCAAATTTTGTATTTATCTGTTTTTTTATTTTAACTATTCTTGGAAATTTAATTTATAACAAGATGTTAAAAAAACTTCAAATTAGACAAAAAGAGTATGAAGTTTTACTACAAAAACAACTGCAATTTTCTAGAAGTGGTGAATTAGTTGCAAATATATCTCATCAATTAAAAGAGCCATTAAATTCTATCTCTATTATACTAAGTAGCACGGTTTTTTTAAAAAATGAAAACAAATTAAGCGATGAACAATTAAAAGAAAATCTAGCACTTGCTATAAAATCAACAACATTGATGGCCAATACCATAGATACTATAAGAAATTTTTATAAATATAGTGATTATATAACACAATTCAACATTTATCAAAGTATATCAAATTTACTAAAAATATTAAGTGTGCATCTAAAAAGTAAAAATGTAAATATCAATCTTAATTGCGATAAAAATTTAGTAGTTAGAAACAAAGAAACATTTTTGCAACAAATTTTATTAATCCTTATACAAAATGCTAAAGATGCTCTTATACAAAAACATAAACAAGCTCCACAAGAACGCATTATAAATATAGATGTATCATTTGATGAGAATTTTGTGTATATACTAGTTAAAGATTTTGGAATAGGAATTAGCGAGGAACTTAGTAAAAAAATATTTTCAAGTTTAAAGCTTACATCTAAAAGAGATGGTAGTGCTATAGGACTATATTTTGCTAAAAAAACAGCCCTTTATAAACTTGGTGGAAATTTAGAATTAATAAGCTTAAAAAATCCAACCACATTTGAACTTAAAATAAAGAGATAAAATGAGTAGATTTGATGTATTGCAAAACAAAAGTATTCTTTTGGTTGAAGATGATGACATATCATTACTTGGACTTAAAAATGCACTCTTACCTTATGTAAAACAACTAATAACGGCAAAAGACGGCTTGAATGGACTTGAAGAATTTAAAAAAAATGATATAGATATCATAATAACTG contains:
- a CDS encoding sensor histidine kinase; this translates as MYKKFISKPHFKFYLMLLIITIVYFCITIISFIKVSSEVGNIGENFTSSLGIEISNSITAWLSSQSDSVTKKAEFIEENSDILRMPDKISKHLNYLHKNDTIFDIFQLYLDKDKYIYVNNEKEKIRNLSFRENTLWYKNTMMKEKTTINVMDVHRILNIKSINICSPIHKNGEKVAVFCGVINADEMLKKIIDIKNTNLQYLFLIDTRGDISGIDDEKTKDKISSSFLKNKKTDNFKFTIDNITFFKIPDINWFVGISIDKERLTQDSFNVLIKNANFVFICFFILTILGNLIYNKMLKKLQIRQKEYEVLLQKQLQFSRSGELVANISHQLKEPLNSISIILSSTVFLKNENKLSDEQLKENLALAIKSTTLMANTIDTIRNFYKYSDYITQFNIYQSISNLLKILSVHLKSKNVNINLNCDKNLVVRNKETFLQQILLILIQNAKDALIQKHKQAPQERIINIDVSFDENFVYILVKDFGIGISEELSKKIFSSLKLTSKRDGSAIGLYFAKKTALYKLGGNLELISLKNPTTFELKIKR